In Shinella sp. XGS7, a single genomic region encodes these proteins:
- a CDS encoding serine/threonine-protein kinase, with the protein MDPTLDPTLGSGPAVAAAPAGTPGPQPGQRLGPWTLITRIGVGGMGEVWQARRSDGLYDASAALKLLRADLSGPGLAARFARERALLGRLSHPGIARLLDAGLAGETAYLVLEQVPGQLLNAHVAARRLGVAERVRLLVGIARAVEYAHGQLVVHRDLKPGNVMVTPEGQPKLLDFGIASLLDEGEATARDSALTRVVGRRLTPAYAAPEQLLGAPIGTAADQYSLGVMLFELLSGELPYATHGVSVQAMEHAVLHTEPRRLTRGRRTATAAGPDASAAALSPGLPPDARLARGDLEAVAAKALRKNPAERYPSVRAFIDDLEAWLAHRPVSVRGEDWRHRSRLWLRRHAGLALGTGLVLLSLSGGLGLSLWQWQRAEQAARQSQQALGYLGDLLSHADPAEHGGRPPTVLDLLEKSRLELDTRFAQAPELRAELQGVLAHVYHAQGRMDRAIELGERQLTQLRERWPASDVRVVEAQEQLARIYNAAGLVDRVIELAAPLQQPIRRLYGERSMAYSALLQMLLVCYTKTGRFAEAEALAPEVVAVNEAVTAPGSMARVAVLNKLAILRYAQGRFAAAEAALDQARPAWAAGMAKEPVEVLAQRRSLLTIQMRRGLLQDMPERVAALTAEMDRLLGPDSETALGLRNELASWHHERGEHAAGLRERRAVLAAAAARQMQMPALLLPRQAQLLLGRVLAGEGEPAALAREAAALHESIKAEPRLSGPNRAEPLLQLARAALVLDPALAARLAGEIEALPVLQHSAPLRSRLQQLQGALARQAGDLARSRSLLQARVAALDAVDEPEQAPRWRAQLDLASTLQRLGDQPALQAALARADALRPRLLPRPHPLDAWRATLARGETGISPDAEF; encoded by the coding sequence ATGGATCCCACGCTCGACCCCACCCTGGGCAGCGGCCCCGCCGTCGCAGCGGCGCCGGCCGGCACGCCCGGGCCCCAGCCCGGCCAGCGCCTGGGGCCCTGGACCCTGATCACGCGCATCGGCGTGGGCGGCATGGGCGAGGTCTGGCAGGCCCGCCGCAGCGACGGGCTCTATGACGCCAGCGCCGCGCTCAAGCTGCTGCGCGCCGACCTGAGCGGCCCGGGCCTGGCGGCCCGCTTCGCCCGCGAGCGCGCCCTGCTGGGGCGGCTCAGCCATCCGGGCATCGCCCGCCTACTGGATGCCGGCCTGGCCGGCGAGACCGCCTATCTGGTGCTGGAGCAGGTGCCGGGCCAGCTGCTCAATGCCCATGTGGCGGCGCGCCGCCTGGGCGTGGCCGAGCGGGTGCGCCTGCTGGTGGGCATTGCCCGCGCCGTGGAATACGCCCACGGCCAGCTGGTGGTGCACCGCGACCTCAAGCCCGGCAATGTGATGGTCACGCCCGAGGGCCAGCCCAAGCTGCTGGACTTCGGCATTGCCAGCCTGCTCGATGAGGGCGAGGCCACGGCCCGCGACAGCGCCCTCACCCGCGTGGTGGGCCGGCGTCTCACCCCCGCCTATGCCGCGCCCGAGCAGCTGCTGGGCGCGCCCATCGGTACGGCGGCCGATCAGTACTCGCTGGGCGTGATGCTCTTCGAGCTGCTCAGCGGCGAGCTGCCCTATGCCACGCATGGCGTGAGCGTGCAGGCCATGGAGCATGCGGTGCTGCACACCGAGCCGCGCCGGCTCACGCGCGGCCGCCGCACCGCCACCGCCGCCGGCCCCGACGCCAGCGCCGCGGCCCTGAGCCCCGGCCTGCCGCCCGATGCCCGGTTGGCCCGTGGCGATCTGGAGGCCGTGGCCGCCAAGGCCTTGCGCAAGAACCCGGCCGAGCGCTACCCCAGCGTGCGCGCCTTCATCGACGATCTGGAGGCCTGGCTGGCCCACCGCCCGGTGAGCGTGCGCGGCGAGGACTGGCGCCACCGCAGCCGGCTCTGGCTGCGCCGCCATGCCGGCCTGGCCCTGGGCACGGGCCTGGTGCTGCTGTCCCTGTCCGGCGGTCTGGGCCTGAGCCTGTGGCAGTGGCAGCGCGCCGAGCAGGCCGCGCGCCAGAGCCAGCAGGCCCTGGGCTATCTGGGCGATCTGCTCTCCCACGCCGACCCCGCCGAGCATGGCGGGCGCCCGCCCACCGTGCTGGACCTGCTGGAGAAAAGCCGGCTGGAGCTGGACACCCGCTTCGCCCAGGCGCCCGAGCTGCGCGCCGAGCTGCAGGGCGTGCTGGCCCATGTCTATCACGCCCAGGGCCGCATGGACCGCGCCATCGAGCTGGGCGAGCGCCAGCTGACCCAGCTGCGCGAGCGCTGGCCCGCGAGCGATGTGCGCGTGGTCGAGGCCCAGGAGCAGCTGGCCCGCATCTACAACGCTGCCGGCCTGGTGGACCGCGTGATCGAGCTGGCCGCGCCGCTGCAGCAGCCCATACGGCGCCTCTATGGCGAGCGCTCCATGGCCTACAGCGCCCTGCTGCAGATGCTGCTGGTCTGCTACACCAAGACCGGCCGCTTCGCCGAGGCCGAGGCCCTGGCGCCCGAGGTGGTGGCGGTCAACGAGGCCGTCACCGCGCCGGGCAGCATGGCGCGGGTGGCGGTGCTCAACAAGCTGGCCATCCTGCGCTACGCCCAGGGCCGCTTCGCCGCCGCCGAGGCGGCGCTGGACCAGGCCCGCCCCGCCTGGGCCGCGGGCATGGCCAAGGAGCCGGTGGAGGTGCTGGCCCAGCGCCGCAGCCTGCTCACCATCCAGATGCGCCGCGGCCTGCTGCAGGACATGCCCGAACGCGTGGCGGCGCTCACGGCCGAGATGGACCGCCTGCTGGGCCCCGACAGCGAGACCGCCCTGGGCCTGCGCAACGAGCTGGCCAGCTGGCACCACGAGCGCGGCGAGCATGCCGCCGGCCTGCGCGAGCGCCGCGCCGTGCTGGCCGCCGCGGCCGCGCGCCAGATGCAGATGCCGGCCCTGCTGCTGCCGCGCCAGGCCCAGCTGCTGCTGGGGCGGGTGCTGGCCGGCGAGGGCGAGCCCGCCGCCCTGGCGCGCGAGGCCGCGGCCCTGCATGAGTCCATCAAGGCCGAGCCGCGCCTGAGCGGGCCCAACCGGGCCGAGCCCTTGCTGCAGCTGGCCCGGGCCGCCCTGGTGCTGGACCCCGCCCTGGCCGCGCGCCTGGCCGGCGAGATCGAGGCCCTGCCCGTGCTGCAGCACAGCGCGCCCCTGCGCAGCCGCCTGCAGCAGCTGCAGGGCGCCCTGGCCCGCCAGGCCGGCGATCTGGCGCGCAGCCGCAGCCTGCTGCAGGCCCGCGTGGCCGCGCTGGACGCGGTGGACGAGCCCGAGCAGGCGCCGCGCTGGCGCGCCCAGCTCGACCTGGCCAGCACCCTGCAGCGCCTGGGCGACCAGCCCGCCCTGCAGGCCGCGCTGGCGCGCGCCGATGCCCTGCGCCCGCGCCTGCTGCCCCGGCCGCATCCCTTGGATGCCTGGCGCGCCACGCTGGCGCGCGGTGAGACCGGGATCTCACCCGACGCCGAGTTTTGA
- the asd gene encoding archaetidylserine decarboxylase (Phosphatidylserine decarboxylase is synthesized as a single chain precursor. Generation of the pyruvoyl active site from a Ser is coupled to cleavage of a Gly-Ser bond between the larger (beta) and smaller (alpha chains). It is an integral membrane protein.): protein MSDRLAVLPQYLLPKQALTQLAGAFASARLGGLTTWAIKRFIARYGVDMSEAANPDPAAYPSFNEFFTRPLREGARPLAQAELICPVDGAISQFGRIERDQIFQAKGHSYSTRALVGGDAALAAQFEDGHFATLYLSPRDYHRIHMPCAGRLLRMIHVPGELFSVNPTTARGVPGLFARNERVVCVFEGERGPWVLVLVGATIVGSMATVWHGVVNPPRPGQLRDWHYADQDIRLAQGQEMGRFLLGSTVVMLFPRGPLGFNPAWQPARPIRLGEFMAAHPAPAGA, encoded by the coding sequence TTGTCCGATCGCCTTGCCGTGCTGCCGCAATACCTGCTGCCCAAGCAGGCCCTGACCCAGCTGGCCGGCGCCTTCGCCTCGGCGCGACTGGGCGGGCTCACCACCTGGGCCATCAAGCGCTTCATCGCGCGCTATGGCGTGGACATGAGCGAGGCCGCCAATCCCGACCCGGCCGCCTACCCGAGCTTCAACGAGTTCTTCACCCGCCCGCTGCGCGAGGGCGCGCGCCCGCTGGCCCAGGCCGAGCTGATCTGCCCGGTGGACGGCGCGATCAGCCAGTTCGGCCGCATCGAGCGCGACCAGATCTTCCAGGCCAAGGGCCACAGCTACAGCACCCGCGCCCTGGTGGGCGGCGACGCGGCCCTGGCCGCGCAGTTCGAGGACGGGCATTTCGCCACCCTCTACCTGAGCCCGCGCGACTACCACCGCATCCACATGCCCTGCGCCGGCCGCCTGCTGCGCATGATCCATGTGCCGGGCGAGCTGTTCTCGGTGAACCCCACCACGGCACGCGGCGTGCCGGGCCTGTTCGCGCGCAATGAGCGTGTGGTCTGCGTCTTCGAGGGCGAGCGCGGCCCCTGGGTGCTGGTGCTGGTGGGCGCCACCATCGTGGGCAGCATGGCCACGGTCTGGCATGGCGTGGTGAACCCGCCCCGCCCCGGCCAGCTGCGCGACTGGCACTATGCCGACCAGGACATCCGCCTGGCCCAAGGTCAGGAAATGGGCCGCTTCCTGCTGGGCTCCACCGTGGTGATGCTGTTCCCGCGCGGCCCCCTGGGCTTCAACCCGGCCTGGCAGCCGGCGCGGCCCATCCGCCTGGGCGAGTTCATGGCGGCCCACCCAGCTCCAGCTGGCGCCTGA
- a CDS encoding bifunctional diguanylate cyclase/phosphodiesterase gives MPAAAAMNPLLLISSSLDAMMGVALLLLWRQDRRHAHVRLWGWSALLLALGLILGVALAALPEHGGLLHDLQALAASAALMGSLALLIGGTRAYCGLPWQRRHWLPGLALTMAVLVALAKTDHRYAVIAATVVLVAGNALCARAMWRQGSPAERGVALCFALSALVHGSSPFLDEHAASPITHTLGLFVQTALSLALMLISTARAHGQEHRQAERFSRLAEHSLQGLVVLRGPQILYANPAARQMFGRGERPHGDLLEGLVPPDLHEAVMGRHARVLADPAARIAWEEPRLDYNGRLLHIRGLSSHLEWDGQAAELIVMVDESERHAALEALRRQALQDELTGLPNRNFALQRLGQLTQLGAPPFAVVSADLDRFQLINETLGPGVGDALLQAVAQRLCAQLPPQATVARLGEDQFLILVEGVPGRAEALIFAERLLALMERPFRTQGVDSAELFVHMSVGLALFPQDAREGLALLRAADAAMHQAKHRAGATYAFFDAAMNRAAQGRLETEQALARGLEQDEFFLEYQPKVEAVSRRLCGFEALVRWQRPGLGPVSPAEFVPAAERTGQIQALGERILDLATRQLVDWLGRYGQALPVAVNVSPLQFEDPDFAGRLLERLDECELPTRLLQIEITETAAIGHLERVRPQLERLRAAGVLCALDDFGTGQSSLTLLRQLPIHAMKLDRSMIQPLPDADASAVVQATCALGHSLRLAVVAEGVETEDQALAAEALGCTQLQGYYLARPLSVERAGDWLRRQLELGGPP, from the coding sequence ATGCCTGCAGCCGCCGCCATGAACCCTTTGCTGCTGATCAGTTCCAGCCTGGATGCCATGATGGGCGTCGCCCTGCTGCTGCTCTGGCGGCAGGACCGACGCCATGCCCATGTGCGCCTGTGGGGCTGGAGCGCCCTGCTGCTGGCCCTGGGCCTGATCCTGGGCGTGGCCCTGGCGGCCCTGCCCGAGCACGGCGGCCTGCTGCACGATCTGCAGGCCCTGGCCGCCTCGGCTGCGCTGATGGGCTCGCTGGCCCTGCTGATCGGCGGCACCCGTGCCTACTGCGGCCTGCCCTGGCAGCGCCGCCACTGGCTGCCGGGCCTGGCCCTGACCATGGCGGTGCTGGTGGCCCTGGCCAAGACCGACCACCGCTACGCCGTGATCGCCGCCACCGTGGTGCTGGTGGCGGGCAATGCGCTGTGCGCCCGGGCCATGTGGCGCCAGGGCAGCCCGGCCGAGCGTGGCGTGGCCCTGTGCTTTGCGCTCTCGGCCCTGGTGCATGGCAGCAGCCCCTTTCTGGACGAACATGCGGCCTCGCCCATCACCCACACCCTGGGCCTTTTCGTGCAGACGGCCCTGAGCCTGGCCCTGATGCTGATCTCCACCGCCCGCGCCCACGGCCAGGAGCACCGCCAGGCCGAGCGCTTCAGCCGCCTGGCCGAGCATTCCCTGCAGGGGCTGGTGGTGCTGCGCGGGCCGCAGATCCTCTATGCCAACCCGGCCGCGCGCCAGATGTTCGGCCGCGGCGAGCGGCCCCATGGCGATCTGCTGGAGGGCCTGGTGCCGCCCGATCTGCACGAGGCCGTGATGGGCCGCCATGCGCGCGTGCTGGCCGATCCGGCGGCCCGCATCGCGTGGGAGGAGCCGCGCCTGGACTACAACGGCCGCCTGCTGCACATCCGCGGCCTGTCCAGCCACCTGGAATGGGACGGTCAGGCCGCCGAACTGATCGTGATGGTGGACGAGAGCGAGCGCCACGCCGCGCTGGAAGCCCTGCGCCGCCAGGCCCTGCAGGACGAGCTGACCGGCCTGCCCAACCGCAATTTCGCCCTGCAGCGCCTGGGCCAGCTAACCCAGCTGGGCGCGCCGCCCTTTGCCGTGGTCTCGGCCGATCTGGACCGCTTCCAGCTCATCAACGAGACCCTGGGCCCGGGCGTGGGCGACGCCCTGCTGCAGGCCGTGGCCCAGCGCCTGTGTGCCCAGCTGCCGCCCCAGGCCACGGTGGCCCGCCTGGGCGAGGACCAGTTCCTGATCCTGGTGGAGGGCGTGCCCGGCCGGGCCGAGGCCCTGATCTTTGCCGAGCGCCTGCTGGCCCTGATGGAGCGGCCCTTCCGCACCCAGGGCGTGGACAGCGCGGAGCTCTTTGTCCATATGTCGGTGGGCCTGGCCCTTTTCCCGCAGGACGCCCGTGAGGGCCTGGCCCTGCTGCGCGCGGCCGATGCCGCCATGCACCAGGCCAAGCACCGCGCGGGCGCCACCTATGCCTTCTTCGACGCGGCCATGAACCGCGCCGCCCAGGGCCGGCTTGAAACAGAGCAGGCCCTGGCCCGCGGGCTGGAGCAGGACGAGTTCTTTCTGGAGTACCAGCCCAAGGTGGAGGCGGTGTCGCGGCGCCTGTGCGGCTTCGAGGCCCTGGTGCGCTGGCAGCGGCCGGGCCTGGGCCCGGTGAGCCCGGCCGAGTTCGTGCCCGCCGCCGAGCGCACCGGCCAGATCCAGGCCCTGGGCGAACGCATCCTGGACCTGGCCACCCGCCAGCTGGTCGACTGGCTGGGCCGCTACGGCCAGGCCCTGCCGGTGGCCGTGAACGTGTCACCGCTGCAGTTCGAAGACCCCGATTTCGCGGGCCGGCTGCTGGAGCGCCTGGATGAATGCGAGCTCCCCACCCGGCTGCTGCAGATCGAGATCACCGAGACCGCCGCCATCGGCCATCTGGAGCGGGTACGGCCGCAGCTGGAGCGCCTGCGCGCCGCGGGCGTGCTGTGCGCGCTGGATGATTTCGGCACCGGCCAGTCCTCGCTGACCCTGCTGCGCCAGCTGCCCATCCATGCGATGAAGCTGGACCGCAGCATGATCCAGCCCCTGCCGGATGCCGACGCCAGCGCCGTGGTGCAGGCCACCTGCGCCCTGGGGCATTCGCTGCGCCTGGCCGTGGTGGCCGAGGGCGTGGAGACCGAGGACCAGGCCCTGGCCGCCGAGGCCCTGGGCTGCACCCAGCTGCAGGGCTACTACCTGGCGCGGCCGCTCTCGGTGGAGCGGGCGGGCGACTGGCTCAGGCGCCAGCTGGAGCTGGGTGGGCCGCCATGA
- a CDS encoding aminotransferase class V-fold PLP-dependent enzyme, with protein sequence MEEIYLDANATTPVLPAARAAALAAMSEDFGNPSSVHSTGLKARAMMDAVRERARRVLNAPDGRMLFMSGATEGIQTAVLSALTALRGRLGVDYLLYGATEHKAVPEALKHWNALLGLQLQVLAIPVDAQGRHDLDWLREHAPRAGLVCTMAANNETGVVSDLDGISAVLNACETRPFWMVDGVQALGKLPLQLRERGIDYAPFSGHKLYAPKGIGMLYVREGAPFTPLMAGGGQEGALRSGTENMSGIAALGAVLAALEEGQSFRDHAMLARFRDALAQALQEAFPGLVFNVPLALSLPTTLNFAVPGLSSRLLQDLFDAAEVRVSGGSACSAAKAQPSFVLQAMGLPDWQAAGAVRLSIGPAADANFIAEACARIRACGESLRQSCLSPAENLPLPDDGITRFAQDGACCYLIADREARACVLIDPLPEQVSRLAQRLRCQDFALRAVISSSGEPAHAEARELLAAELGLSLPAADARGWPLDTPVLALGQRRLERRGQSLLLDGQIAFGAAADPACGARFIAPAFDAEQQIVLGCAPTTACDAGQLDGRALQDFVERQPEALLVDVREPYEQFLSRTPELAGARWEAVPLSRLLNALPAWLAQPRPLLFVCRSGNRSRQAALALARLGHAQSFTLAGGLALLPAAAKTGSATSIDPAFHV encoded by the coding sequence ATGGAAGAGATCTACCTCGACGCCAATGCCACCACCCCGGTGCTGCCGGCCGCCCGCGCCGCCGCCCTGGCCGCGATGAGCGAGGATTTCGGCAACCCCAGCAGCGTGCACAGCACCGGTCTCAAGGCCCGCGCCATGATGGATGCGGTGCGCGAGCGCGCCCGCCGCGTGCTGAACGCGCCGGACGGCCGCATGCTCTTCATGAGCGGCGCCACCGAGGGCATACAGACCGCCGTGCTCTCCGCCCTGACCGCGCTGCGCGGCCGCCTGGGCGTGGACTATCTGCTCTACGGCGCCACCGAGCACAAGGCCGTGCCCGAGGCGCTCAAGCACTGGAACGCCCTGCTGGGCCTGCAGCTGCAGGTGCTGGCGATTCCCGTGGACGCGCAGGGCCGCCACGACCTGGACTGGCTGCGCGAACATGCGCCGCGCGCCGGCCTGGTCTGCACCATGGCGGCCAATAACGAGACCGGCGTGGTCAGCGATCTGGACGGCATTTCCGCCGTACTGAATGCCTGCGAGACCCGCCCCTTCTGGATGGTGGACGGCGTGCAGGCCCTGGGCAAGCTGCCGCTGCAGCTGCGCGAGCGCGGCATCGACTACGCGCCCTTCTCCGGCCACAAGCTCTATGCGCCCAAGGGCATCGGCATGCTCTATGTGCGCGAGGGCGCGCCCTTCACCCCCCTGATGGCCGGCGGCGGCCAGGAAGGCGCGCTGCGCTCGGGCACCGAGAACATGTCGGGCATCGCCGCCCTGGGCGCGGTGCTGGCCGCGCTGGAAGAGGGCCAGAGCTTCCGTGACCATGCCATGCTGGCGCGCTTTCGCGATGCCCTGGCCCAGGCCCTGCAGGAGGCCTTCCCGGGCCTGGTCTTCAATGTGCCGCTGGCGCTGAGCCTGCCCACCACGCTGAACTTCGCGGTGCCAGGTCTTTCCTCGCGCCTGCTGCAGGACCTGTTCGATGCGGCCGAGGTGCGCGTCTCCGGCGGTTCGGCCTGCTCGGCGGCCAAGGCCCAGCCCAGCTTCGTGCTGCAGGCCATGGGCCTGCCCGACTGGCAGGCGGCCGGCGCGGTGCGCCTGTCCATCGGTCCCGCGGCCGATGCCAACTTCATTGCCGAGGCCTGCGCCCGCATCCGCGCCTGCGGCGAGTCGCTGCGCCAGAGCTGTCTGAGCCCGGCCGAGAACCTGCCCCTGCCGGACGATGGCATCACCCGCTTCGCCCAGGACGGCGCCTGCTGCTACCTGATTGCCGACCGCGAGGCCCGCGCCTGCGTGCTGATCGACCCCCTGCCCGAGCAGGTCTCGCGCCTGGCACAGCGCCTGCGCTGCCAGGACTTCGCGCTGCGCGCCGTCATCAGCAGCAGCGGCGAGCCCGCCCATGCCGAGGCGCGCGAGCTGCTGGCCGCCGAGCTGGGCCTGAGCCTGCCCGCCGCCGATGCCCGCGGCTGGCCGCTGGACACACCCGTGCTGGCCCTGGGCCAGCGCCGCCTGGAGCGCCGCGGCCAGAGCCTGCTGCTGGACGGGCAGATCGCCTTTGGCGCGGCGGCCGACCCGGCCTGCGGCGCCCGCTTCATCGCCCCGGCCTTCGATGCCGAGCAGCAGATCGTGCTGGGCTGCGCCCCGACCACCGCCTGCGACGCCGGCCAGCTGGACGGCCGCGCCCTGCAGGACTTTGTGGAGCGTCAGCCCGAGGCCCTGCTGGTAGATGTGCGCGAGCCCTATGAGCAGTTCCTGAGCCGCACGCCCGAGCTGGCCGGCGCGCGCTGGGAGGCCGTGCCGCTCTCGCGCCTGCTCAATGCCCTGCCCGCATGGCTGGCCCAGCCGCGGCCCCTGCTCTTTGTCTGCCGCAGCGGCAACCGCAGCCGCCAGGCCGCCCTGGCCCTGGCGCGTCTGGGCCATGCGCAGAGCTTCACCCTGGCCGGCGGCCTGGCCCTGCTGCCCGCCGCGGCCAAGACCGGCAGCGCCACCAGCATCGACCCCGCCTTCCATGTTTGA
- a CDS encoding PEP-CTERM sorting domain-containing protein yields MNHKRFFALSLLAAASLSAQAAAINLDAASLSYQQNFDSLAASGTTGTALPAGWSFLETGNSANTSYGVSDGSSNTGNTYSFGKTGSSDRALGGLLSSNLVPVFGVSFVNQADRAIESLSISYVGEQWRLGANNRNDRLNFQYSTDATALNNGSWKSLSALDFIAPVSTGGARALDGNANSRSLSGSIAGLNLAQGGSLWLRWSDVDASGADDGLAIDNFSLNATLAPVPEPSSYALLLAGLGAVGLMSRRRLGR; encoded by the coding sequence ATGAACCACAAGCGCTTCTTCGCCCTGTCCCTGCTCGCCGCTGCCAGCCTGAGCGCCCAGGCCGCCGCCATCAATCTGGATGCCGCCAGCCTGAGCTACCAGCAGAACTTCGACAGCCTGGCCGCCAGCGGCACCACGGGCACCGCCCTGCCCGCCGGCTGGAGCTTTCTGGAGACCGGCAACAGCGCCAACACCAGCTACGGCGTCAGCGACGGCAGCAGCAACACCGGCAATACCTACAGCTTCGGCAAGACCGGCAGCAGCGATCGCGCCCTGGGCGGCCTGCTCTCCAGCAATCTGGTGCCGGTGTTCGGCGTGTCCTTCGTCAACCAGGCCGATCGCGCCATCGAGAGCCTGAGCATCAGCTATGTGGGCGAGCAATGGCGCCTGGGTGCCAACAACCGCAACGACCGCCTGAACTTCCAGTACAGCACCGATGCCACCGCCCTCAACAACGGCAGCTGGAAGAGCCTGAGCGCCCTGGACTTCATCGCCCCGGTCAGCACCGGCGGTGCCCGCGCCCTGGACGGCAATGCCAACAGCCGCAGCCTGAGCGGCAGCATCGCCGGCCTGAACCTGGCCCAGGGCGGCAGCCTGTGGCTGCGCTGGAGCGATGTGGACGCCAGCGGCGCCGACGACGGCCTGGCCATCGACAACTTCAGCCTCAACGCCACCCTGGCCCCCGTGCCCGAGCCCAGCAGCTACGCCCTGCTGCTGGCCGGCCTGGGCGCCGTGGGCCTGATGAGCCGTCGCCGCCTGGGGCGCTGA
- a CDS encoding rhodanese-like domain-containing protein yields MFESPDGAAVQAHSSFYRFVALDQPEAMARRLREIGAGLPGVGGNVLFAPEGMSGAVGGPQAELAAFEAALCQDPVFGGAFQGLVFKRSACRTAPFTLLKVHVKPEIVAFGVPGVSGLPAPEQPDSHVSPARWRELLDDPEVLVLDNRNSFEFRLGRFRGAVDPQVTHFRDFPAYVQAHAAQWQREGRKIAMYCTGGIRCEKAAHWMQDQGLSVYQLEGGILNFFQSLPDAERDWQGECFVFDKRIALDTRLQETDTTAEQVYAEEPPWRLARAKRLDPAG; encoded by the coding sequence ATGTTTGAGTCCCCTGATGGCGCAGCGGTGCAGGCGCACAGCTCCTTCTACCGCTTTGTGGCCCTGGACCAGCCGGAGGCCATGGCCCGGCGTCTACGCGAGATCGGCGCCGGCCTGCCCGGCGTGGGCGGCAATGTGCTGTTCGCGCCCGAGGGCATGAGCGGCGCGGTGGGCGGACCGCAGGCCGAGCTGGCCGCCTTCGAGGCCGCGCTGTGCCAGGACCCGGTGTTCGGCGGCGCCTTCCAGGGCCTGGTCTTCAAGCGCAGCGCCTGCCGCACCGCGCCCTTCACCCTGCTCAAGGTGCATGTGAAGCCCGAGATCGTGGCCTTCGGCGTGCCCGGGGTGAGCGGCCTACCGGCGCCCGAGCAGCCCGACAGCCATGTCTCGCCCGCGCGCTGGCGCGAGCTGCTGGACGACCCCGAGGTGCTGGTGCTGGACAACCGCAACAGCTTCGAGTTCCGCCTGGGCCGCTTTCGCGGCGCGGTGGATCCGCAGGTCACGCATTTCCGCGACTTCCCGGCCTATGTGCAGGCGCATGCCGCGCAGTGGCAGCGCGAGGGCCGCAAGATCGCCATGTACTGTACCGGCGGCATCCGCTGCGAGAAGGCGGCCCACTGGATGCAGGACCAGGGCCTGAGCGTCTACCAGCTGGAGGGCGGCATCCTGAACTTCTTCCAGTCCCTGCCCGATGCCGAGCGCGACTGGCAGGGCGAGTGCTTCGTCTTCGACAAGCGCATCGCCCTGGACACCCGGCTGCAGGAGACCGACACCACGGCCGAGCAGGTCTATGCCGAGGAGCCGCCCTGGCGCCTGGCGCGGGCCAAGCGCCTGGACCCGGCGGGCTGA
- a CDS encoding tryptophan--tRNA ligase → MTLRVLTGITTTGTLHLGNYVGAVRRAIAASRESGAESFFFMADYHALIKCDEPDRIEASRLQIAATWLAAGLDTSRVTFYRQSDIPEIPELTWLLTCVTSKGQMNRAHAYKASVDANLAAGEDADAGVTMGLYSYPILMAADILMFNAHRVPVGKDQVQHIEMARDVAQRFNHLFGQGQDFFVLPEASIDEEMELLPGLDGRKMSKSYDNVIPLFEGGAKALKEAIARIVTDSKLPGEPKEPEGSHLVQIYDAFATPAQREAFRAALRGGLAWGEAKQQLFELIDAEIGPMRTRYEQLMAKPEQIELILMEGAAKARAIAAPLLQRLREAVGLRRFQPLVAKTEAAVKPKSALPLFKQYREADGLFYFKLLAADGLLLLQSQGLAQGREAGQWVARLKKEGAAALAEAPVQRGPEASEAQLSEALAALQAAENA, encoded by the coding sequence ATGACTCTGCGCGTTTTGACCGGCATCACCACCACCGGCACCCTGCACCTCGGCAACTATGTGGGCGCCGTGCGCCGTGCCATCGCGGCCAGCCGCGAGAGCGGCGCGGAGAGCTTCTTCTTCATGGCGGACTACCACGCCCTGATCAAGTGCGATGAGCCCGACCGCATCGAGGCCTCGCGCCTGCAGATCGCCGCCACCTGGCTGGCCGCTGGCCTGGACACCTCGCGCGTGACCTTCTACCGCCAGAGCGACATCCCCGAGATTCCCGAGCTGACCTGGCTGCTGACCTGCGTCACCTCCAAGGGCCAGATGAACCGCGCCCATGCCTACAAGGCCTCGGTGGACGCCAATCTGGCCGCCGGCGAGGACGCCGATGCCGGCGTGACCATGGGCCTGTACAGCTACCCTATCCTGATGGCGGCCGACATCCTGATGTTCAACGCCCACCGCGTGCCCGTGGGCAAGGACCAGGTGCAGCACATCGAGATGGCGCGCGACGTGGCCCAGCGCTTCAACCACCTCTTCGGCCAGGGCCAGGACTTCTTCGTGCTGCCCGAGGCCAGCATCGATGAGGAGATGGAGCTGCTGCCGGGCCTGGACGGCCGCAAGATGAGCAAGAGCTACGACAACGTGATCCCGCTCTTCGAGGGCGGGGCCAAGGCGCTCAAGGAGGCGATCGCCCGCATCGTCACAGACTCCAAGCTCCCCGGCGAACCCAAGGAGCCCGAGGGCTCGCACCTGGTGCAGATCTATGACGCCTTTGCCACGCCCGCCCAGCGTGAGGCCTTCCGCGCCGCCCTGCGCGGCGGTCTGGCCTGGGGCGAGGCCAAGCAGCAGCTCTTCGAGCTGATCGACGCCGAGATCGGCCCCATGCGCACGCGCTACGAGCAGCTGATGGCCAAGCCCGAGCAGATCGAGCTCATCCTGATGGAAGGCGCGGCCAAGGCCCGCGCCATTGCCGCGCCCCTGCTGCAGCGCCTGCGCGAGGCCGTGGGCCTGCGCCGCTTCCAGCCCCTGGTGGCCAAGACCGAGGCGGCCGTCAAGCCCAAGAGCGCCCTGCCCCTGTTCAAGCAGTACCGCGAGGCCGACGGCCTCTTCTACTTCAAGCTCTTGGCCGCCGACGGCCTGCTGCTGCTGCAAAGCCAGGGCCTGGCCCAGGGCCGCGAGGCCGGCCAGTGGGTGGCGCGCCTGAAGAAGGAAGGCGCGGCTGCCCTGGCCGAGGCCCCGGTGCAGCGCGGCCCCGAGGCCAGCGAGGCCCAGCTGAGCGAGGCCCTGGCTGCCCTGCAGGCCGCCGAGAACGCCTGA